In Nymphaea colorata isolate Beijing-Zhang1983 chromosome 3, ASM883128v2, whole genome shotgun sequence, a genomic segment contains:
- the LOC116249773 gene encoding alpha-dioxygenase PIOX has product MLIFKGVMKPLKALFLHFIEPDFHEVVSRMSLIDKLLFLMVHSIDKMGLWHRLPVILGLFYLGMRRRLHQQYNLLNVGATPVGVRFNPVDYPYRTADGEFNDPFQNEAGSEGQFFGRNMLPQDQKDSLMKPDPAVVATKLLARKKVIDTGKQFNIIAASWIQFMVHDWIDHLEETNQMELGAPASVASQCPLKSFRFYKTKEVPTGFYDIKTGHINIRTPWWDGSAVYGSTAAKLAKVRTFKDGKLKVQEDGLLLHDEQGIALSGDVRNSWAGVSVLQALFILEHNAVCDALKKEYPHLNDEELYRHARLVTSAVIAKVHTIDWTVELLKTDTMYAAMRTNWYGLLGKKFKDTFGHLGNPELSGFIGTYKAENHAVPYSLTEEFTAVYRMHSLLPDSLLVRSIHLPAGKDKSPPVLEEVPMADLVGLKGEKKLSEIGFTPQLVSMGHQACGALELWNYPLFLRDLIAQNVDGSERPDHVDMAALEVYRDRERGVARYNQFRRNLLMVPIKRWEDLTDDKEAIKVLREVYDDDIEKMDILVGLMAEKKIKGFAISETAFFIFLLMASRRLEADRFFTSYFNEETYTKKGLEWVNTTESLKDVIKRHYPKITETWLNASSAFSVWDAPPNAENPVPLYLRVPH; this is encoded by the exons ATGTTGATCTTCAAGGGAGTTATGAAGCCACTGAAGGCTCTCTTCCTTCATTTCATTGAGCCAGATTTCCATGAGGTTGTCTCCAGGATGTCCCTCATTGATAAGCTTCTCTTCTTG ATGGTTCACTCCATAGACAAGATGGGACTGTGGCACCGGCTGCCGGTGATATTAGGGTTGTTCTACCTGGGGATGCGTCGCCGTCTGCACCAGCAATACAACCTTCTGAACGTGGGAGCCACCCCAGTCGGCGTGCGCTTCAACCCCGTCGACTACCCCTACCGGACGGCCGACGGCGAGTTCAACGACCCCTTCCAAAACGAAGCAGGCAGCGAAGGCCAGTTCTTCGGCAGAAACATGCTCCCGCAGGACCAGAAGGACTCG CTGATGAAGCCGGATCCTGCGGTTGTGGCCACCAAATTGCTTGCCAGGAAGAAGGTGATCGACACGGGAAAGCAATTCAACATCATTGCAGCGTCCTGGATCCAGTTCATGGTACACGACTGGATCGACCATCTTGAAGAAACCAACCAG ATGGAGCTGGGGGCGCCTGCGTCGGTGGCAAGCCAGTGCCCTCTCAAGTCCTTCAGGTTCTACAAGACAAAGGAGGTGCCAACAGGATTTTATGATATCAAAACTGGACACATCAACATACGCACGCCTTGGTG GGATGGGAGTGCTGTATATGGGAGCACGGCGGCCAAGTTGGCGAAGGTGAGGACGTTTAAGGACGGGAAGCTGAAGGTTCAGGAggatgggctgctgctccacgACGAGCAGGGGATTGCCTTGTCCGGGGACGTGCGGAACAGCTGGGCAGGGGTGTCCGTTCTGCAGGCCCTCTTCATCCTGGAGCACAATGCCGTCTGCGATGCCCTCAAG AAAGAATATCCCCATCTCAACGACGAGGAACTGTATCGACACGCCCGGCTGGTTACTTCAGCAGTGATTGCTAAGGTTCATACGATCGACTGGACTGTGGAATTGCTAAAGACCGACACTATGTACGCTGccatgcggaccaactg GTATGGTCTGCTGGGGAAGAAATTCAAGGACACATTTGGCCATTTGGGCAACCCTGAGTTGAGTGGGTTCATTGGCACGTACAAGGCGGAGAATCATGCGGTTCCTTACTCATTGACAGAGGAATTTACTGCGGTTTACAGGATGCATTCCCTTCTCCCTGATTCTCTCCTTGTTAGGAGCATCCACCTACCTGCAGGAAAAGACAAGTCACCTCCAGTACTTGAAGA GGTTCCAATGGCCGATCTAGTGGGACTGAAAGGAGAGAAGAAGCTCAGTGAGATTGGGTTCACACCACAGTTAGTCTCAATGGGCCACCAAGCCTGTGGTGCACTAGAGCTCTGGAACTACCCCTTGTTTTTAAGGGACCTTATTGCTCAAAATGTTGATGGTTCTGAGAGACCGGATCATGTCGACATGGCGGCACTAGAAG TCTATCGGGATAGGGAGAGAGGTGTGGCAAGATACAACCAGTTCCGCAGAAACTTGCTAATGGTTCCAATTAAGAGATGGGAAGACCTTACCGACGACAAGGAGGCCATTAAAGTGCTCCGAGAGGTCTACGACGACGATATAGAGAAGATGGATATCTTGGTTGGCCTCATGGCAGAGAAGAAGATCAAAGGCTTCGCTATCAGCGAAACtgctttcttcatcttccttttgaTGGCATCCAG GCGATTGGAGGCTGACAGATTCTTCACAAGCTACTTCAATGAGGAAACATACACGAAGAAGGGGCTTGAATGGGTGAACACCACGGAGAGCCTCAAGGATGTGATAAAGAGGCATTACCCGAAGATTACAGAAACATGGCTGAACGCCTCTAGTGCCTTCTCTGTATGGGATGCCCCTCCGAATGCTGAGAACCCTGTTCCCCTCTATCTTCGCGTGCCTCACTAG
- the LOC116250806 gene encoding rac-like GTP-binding protein 7 isoform X1: MASTTSKFIKCVTVGDGAVGKTCMLICYTSNKFPTDYIPTVFDNFSANVVVEGNAVNLGLWDTAGQEDYNRLRPLSYRGADVFVLAFSLVSRASYENILKKVVSRIYLVCFFLVLFLFLFFSLSLSLSLLHIHTRARVHREKAHMCFFSLIYRLQWLPELHHFSPGVPIVLVGTKLDLREDKQYLSDHPGLVPVTTTQGEELQRQIGATYYIECSSKTQQNVKAVFDAAIKVVIQPPKQKEKSKKPRHGCSILNILWGRSIRCFG; encoded by the exons atggcgTCCACTACATCAAAATTCATCAAGTGTGTCACAGTGGGCGATGGCGCCGTTGGGAAGACGTGCATGCTCATCTGTTACACGAGCAACAAGTTCCCTACA GATTATATACCCACTGTGTTCGACAATTTTAGTGCGAATGTCGTAGTAGAAGGCAATGCTGTGAATTTGGGACTCTGGGATACTGCTG GCCAAGAGGACTACAATAGGTTGAGGCCTTTAAGTTACAGAGGAGCGGATGTCTTCGTCTTGGCATTTTCGTTGGTTAGCCGTGCCAGCTATGAAAACATTTTAAAGAAGGTCGTTTCACGAATTTaccttgtttgtttcttcttggtcttgttcttgttcttgttcttctctctctctctctctctctctctcttacacataCATACACGAGCGCGCGTACACCGCGAAAAAGCTCACATgtgtttcttttccttaattTACCGTCTTCAGTGGCTACCTGAGCTTCATCATTTTTCTCCTGGAGTGCCGATAGTTCTGGTTGGTACTAAATTGG ATCTTCGTGAAGATAAGCAATATTTGTCTGATCATCCAGGGCTTGTGCCAGTGACGACAACGCAA GGGGAGGAATTACAGAGACAAATTGGTGCGACATATTATATAGAATGCAGCTCAAAAACTCAACAA AATGTGAAGGCGGTCTTTGATGCAGCAATCAAGGTGGTAATTCAGCCgccaaagcaaaaggaaaagagcAAAAAGCCACGGCATGGGTGTTCAATCTT GAATATTCTCTGGGGAAGGAGTATCAGGTGTTTTGGGTGA
- the LOC116250366 gene encoding uncharacterized protein LOC116250366: MGAEMEEKEMASSAWGRGSWSSQATDDHSSKLEPVAGRIPAGNKFYYGRNSVFLLLRGCNPFFSLTAPQVIGSFAIRTLAPSSQNETRRPTCLLHKKPPSFLSQPSTPHFHFFPPLPSSASDSDFSDPQASENKTRTSSFDVLKLKRVNGFLDEEDLRKLRILENFLYVQELGHGLLQIRLMAAEEIDKTVELLADSFAELSWAQFTYTPLLKVVVRQHVMERRAVIPHAATLVGFYGTGNGEMELAGTVEISFDRRGANANPPTPTPPRGSPYLCNMSVRKELRRRGIGRHLLKASEELAPQLGASEIYLHCRLIDTAPLSMYSKAGYNVVRTDSLLSLLSFQRRKHLMYKRLALPAKTRQLIDPL, translated from the exons ATGGGggcagagatggaggagaaggagatggcgTCGAGTGCTTGGGGTCGGGGGTCGTGGTCGTCGCAG GCCACCGACGATCACAGCAGCAAGCTCGAGCCCGTGGCGGGCCGGATACCGG CGGGAAATAAGTTTTACTATGGCCGCAACTCTGTCTTCCTGCTGCTTAGAGGCTGCAATCCCTTCTTCTCACTTACCGCTCCCCAAGTCATCGGTTCCTTTGCAATTCGGACGCTTGCACCTTCATCACAGAACGAAACCAGGCGACCCACTTGTCTGTTACACAAGAAACCACCATCTTTTCTCTCTCAGCCCTCAACCCCCCATTTCCACTTCTTCCCTCCCCTTCCCTCATCCGCATCAGATTCAGACTTCTCTGATCCACAGGCTTCGGAGAATAAGACCAGGACCTCAAGTTTCGATGTTCTCAAACTCAAGAGAGTGAACGGGTTCTTGGATGAAGAAGATTTGCGGAAACTGAGAATTTTGGAGAACTTCTTGTATGTTCAAGAATTAGGTCATGGGCTTTTGCAGATTAGGCTCATGGCTGCGGAGGAGATAGACAAGACCGTTGAACTGCTCGCGGATTCGTTCGCTGAATTGTCGTGGGCACAATTTACTTATACTCCATTGTTGAAGGTGGTGGTGAGGCAACATGTGATGGAGAGAAGGGCAGTGATTCCTCATGCCGCCACGCTCGTAGGCTTTTATGGAACAGGGAACGGGGAGATGGAGCTTGCGGGAACCGTCGAGATATCGTTCGATCGGAGAGGGGCTAACGCTAATCCCCCCACGCCGACGCCGCCGAGAGGGTCGCCGTATCTTTGTAATATGTCCGTCAGGAAAGAGCTTCGAAG AAGGGGAATTGGCCGCCATCTATTGAAGGCATCAGAGGAACTTGCACCTCAGTTGGGAGCCAGCGAGATATACTTGCATTGCAGGCTGATTGATACTGCGCCTCTTAGCATGTATAGCAAGGCTGGTTATAATGTTGTCAGAACAGACAGTCTCTTGTCCCTGTTGAGTTTTCAGCGACGCAAACACTTGATGTATAAGAGACTGGCTTTGCCTGCAAAGACTCGACAACTTATAGATCCACTGTAG
- the LOC116251169 gene encoding probable serine/threonine-protein kinase PBL28 produces the protein MPFGFLSAWNKRRRSKSHDLSDPWIYKPLEYWQLNHGVTSTAKKRHSGSVFTFKEMEEATLSFNDENLLGKGGFGRVYKGILRSGQAVAIKKMELPSSKEADGEREFRVEVDLLSRLDHPNLVALIGYCADGKHRFLVYEYMHNGNLQDHLNGTRREKLDWPLRLKVAFGAARGLAYLHSSAPLGFPIVHRDFKSTNILLDEDYEVKISDFGLAKLMHEGQELYVTRVLGTFGYFDPEYTATGKLTIQSDVYAFGIVLLELLTGRKAVDLNQGPNEQSLVLQVRRMLNDRKKLYKVIDPDLNRGSYTFESVAMFANLASRCIRIDSSERPTMIDCVRELQKIFYNNSKASGFSSVNL, from the exons ATGCCGTTCGGATTCTTATCTGCGTGGAACAAGAGGAGAAGAAGCAAATCTCACGATCTCAGCGATCCGT GGATATACAAACCTTTGGAATATTGGCAACTCAATCATGGAGTTACCTCCACTGCTAAGAAGAGACATAGCGGTTCTGTGTTTACTTtcaaagaaatggaagaagctACCCTATCATTCAATGATGAAAACTTGCTAGGAAAAGGTGGATTTGGGCGCGTATACAAAGGAATCTTGCGGTCTGGGCAG GCTGTAGCAATAAAGAAAATGGAGCTGCCATCAAGTAAGGAAGCAGATGGAGAACGAGAATTTAGAGTAGAAGTTGATCTCTTGAGCAGGCTGGATCACCCAAACCTGGTTGCTCTTATTGGTTATTGTGCAGACGGGAAGCATCGTTTCCTGGTTTATGAATATATGCACAATGGAAACCTGCAAGATCACTTGAATG GTACTAGAAGAGAGAAGTTGGATTGGCCATTGAGACTCAAAGTAGCATTTGGAGCTGCAAGAGGACTTGCCTATCTCCATTCCAGTGCTCCCCTGGGATTCCCTATTGTGCACAGAGATTTCAAATCCACCAACATCCTTTTGGATGAAGACTATGAAGTCAAG atttcagattttggcCTAGCTAAGTTGATGCATGAGGGGCAAGAATTATATGTCACAAGAGTGCTCGGTACTTTTGGCTATTTCGATCCGGAGTACACAGCA ACAGGAAAACTTACGATTCAGAGTGATGTATATGCATTTGGAATAGTTCTCCTGGAACTGCTGACTGGTCGGAAAGCGGTGGATTTGAACCAGGGACCAAATGAACAAAGCCTTGTACTACAG GTAAGACGCATGCTGAATGACCGGAAGAAGTTGTATAAAGTGATCGATCCTGATCTTAATAGGGGATCATACACCTTCGAATCTGTTGCAATGTTTGCAAACCTTGCATCTCGATGTATACGTATTGACAGTAGTGAAAGACCAACGATGATAGACTGTGTCAGGGAACTTCAAAAGATATTCTACAATAACTCAAAGGCGTCGGGCTTCTCTTCCGTGAACCTTTGA
- the LOC116250806 gene encoding rac-like GTP-binding protein 5 isoform X2 yields MASTTSKFIKCVTVGDGAVGKTCMLICYTSNKFPTDYIPTVFDNFSANVVVEGNAVNLGLWDTAGQEDYNRLRPLSYRGADVFVLAFSLVSRASYENILKKWLPELHHFSPGVPIVLVGTKLDLREDKQYLSDHPGLVPVTTTQGEELQRQIGATYYIECSSKTQQNVKAVFDAAIKVVIQPPKQKEKSKKPRHGCSILNILWGRSIRCFG; encoded by the exons atggcgTCCACTACATCAAAATTCATCAAGTGTGTCACAGTGGGCGATGGCGCCGTTGGGAAGACGTGCATGCTCATCTGTTACACGAGCAACAAGTTCCCTACA GATTATATACCCACTGTGTTCGACAATTTTAGTGCGAATGTCGTAGTAGAAGGCAATGCTGTGAATTTGGGACTCTGGGATACTGCTG GCCAAGAGGACTACAATAGGTTGAGGCCTTTAAGTTACAGAGGAGCGGATGTCTTCGTCTTGGCATTTTCGTTGGTTAGCCGTGCCAGCTATGAAAACATTTTAAAGAAG TGGCTACCTGAGCTTCATCATTTTTCTCCTGGAGTGCCGATAGTTCTGGTTGGTACTAAATTGG ATCTTCGTGAAGATAAGCAATATTTGTCTGATCATCCAGGGCTTGTGCCAGTGACGACAACGCAA GGGGAGGAATTACAGAGACAAATTGGTGCGACATATTATATAGAATGCAGCTCAAAAACTCAACAA AATGTGAAGGCGGTCTTTGATGCAGCAATCAAGGTGGTAATTCAGCCgccaaagcaaaaggaaaagagcAAAAAGCCACGGCATGGGTGTTCAATCTT GAATATTCTCTGGGGAAGGAGTATCAGGTGTTTTGGGTGA